The stretch of DNA AAAGTTCCTTAAATACATTAATGATGGATAATCTCTGCACCGGTATTTGCTTTAGCCCGTTCAATAAACAGTTTTTTATATCGCAAGGTAATAAATAGCGTTATGCATAAAGCGATAAATACAATCGCACCACCAACATAACCGATCCAATTAACCTTAGTATAGTGAATAACTTGATGTCCAATAAGTGCGCCAGCCCCTATACCCACATTGACAATACCTGAATAGATTGCCATTGCGATATCGGTTGCATCAGAGGCAAGATCAAGTACTTTTATCTGCTGACTTAACATCATACAGGTAAATGCAATTCCCCAAAAGAAACAGACTATAAAAAATAGCGGTAGACTGATAATTGAAGAATACAAAACGAATAATACCAAAGTCAGTAATGCAATACTTATAGGTAACACACTTAGCGGATATTTTGGGTTAATTTTGCCAAAAATAACACTACCAATAATTCCTGAAATACCAAAGAAAAGTAGTAGTCCAGTCAATTCATTTGTCGTCATACCAACTAAATCAATCGAAAACTGCTCGATAAAGGTATAAGCAGTAAAGCTACCTGATACCGCGATTGCCGCAATAATAAAAATGCCGACTAAAGCGCCTCGTTTCATTATAATTGGTAAGTTCTTAGCTGATCCGGTATTAATACTCGGTAACTTAGGTAATACTTTCATTAAAATCAACAAGACTAAAAATGCAAGCACACCTATCATTAAAAATGTACTACGCCAGCCTAACCATTCACCGATCACTCGGCCAATTGGGATCCCTAAAATTGTGGCTAATGATGTCCCCGTTGCAATAATGGCTAATGCTTGTGATTTTTTACCATAAGGCGCTACGCGGATCGCAAGAGCCGCCGTAATAGACCAAAAAATAGCATGGGCACTTGCAATAATAATTCGACCAACGAGTAATAAATTAAACGATGATGCAAAATAGCACAGGACATGACCAAGAATAAATAAAATAAATACGAAGATGAGTAATCGTTTACGCTCAGTATTACCTAATAATAAAATAAGCGGTAAACTCATAGCCGCTACAACCCAGGCATAAACTGTTATCATTATTCCTGAATCTTGCTTATTCATATAAAATGAATGACTAATGTCTGAAAGCAAAGCGATAGGAACAAACTCAGTCGTATTAAAAATAAAGGCAGCAAACCCCAAACTAATTACACTAATCCAAGCACTATGGCGTGAAGATGATTTTATATTAAACATAAGCAAAATAGCCAAATAAAAAGTTGCTCATTATATCGCTTAATTTATAAAAAGAATAATAGTAAATGATTAATTCACCATATAAATTTATCACTAAATTACAATGAACAGCAATACGTTAAATAAAGCAATTACCGCATTTTAGCCGAGTCAAATCGGTAAATAATTAGCTAACAGGCAAACAAAATCATCAATTAGATAGCCGCCTTGCCTCAATAACATCAGGTAGCTGCGTAAGCTTATTAAGTACACGATTAAGCGATTCTTGATCAGACACTTCCATATCCATATCAATCGTTGCAATTTGCTGTTTAATATCACTTCGACTTGAAACCCCAAGCACATTGACTTTTTCATTAGCTAAAATGGTTGTGATATCGCGTAGCAAGCCACTGCGATCACTTGCAATAACCCGCATCACCATAGTATAGCTGCCCAAGCGCTGATGATTCCACAAAGCATCAACTATTCGTTCTGGTGCATGCTCTTTTAATTCCAACAATTGTTCACAATCTGCACGGTGAATCGATACACCGCGCCCTAGTGTAACAAAGCCAATAATATCATCACCGGGAATTGGGCGACAACATTTCGCCATCGTCATCATCAAATTACCGACACCTTCAATAATAATCTCGCTATTATTTTTCTTACTATTTTTAGCTTGAGTATTCGATTTTTGGGTTAACTGTTTTAACGCAGCCTCGTCTTCCTCTTCCGCGGTTGGTTTATTAAACTGCGCATTAAGATAATTAACTAGCTGATTAATACGAATATCACCGCTACCAATTCCCGCTAATACCTCATCAAAACTATGCGCGTTATAGCGGTTGATTAAAAGCTTTTCAACGTCCTTCATTAGCAGTTCTAATTGTGTTAGTTCACTATCTAAGATCTCTTTACCTGCAGCAATATTTTTATCACGATCTTGCTTTTTAAACCATGCTTGAATTTTTGCACGAGCCCTACTACTATTAACAAATCCGGTATTTGGGTTTAACCAATCACGACTTGGATTTAACTGTTTTTGGGTAATGATTTCAACAACGTCACCCATTTTTAACTGATAGGTAAAAGGGACTATCCGCCCTGCAATTTTAGCGCCAATACAGCGATGCCCGACATCACTATGAATATGATAAGCAAAATCGAGTGGCGTTGAGCCTGTTGGTAAATCAACCACATCACCTTTTGGGGTGAAAACGTAAACCCTATCATCAAATACCTGACTACGCACTTGCTCTTGAATTTCACCACTCTCTGACATCTCTTGTTGCCAAGCAAGTAGTTTTCTAAGCCAGCTAATGCGCTGATCATAGGCCGTCATTTTATCGGTGCTGCCCTCTTTATATTTCCAGTGAGCGGCAATCCCCAACTCAGCATCATTATGCATCTGCTCTGTACGGATTTGAATTTCAATCGCATTATCTTTTGGTCCATAAATCACCGTATGGATAGATTGATAACCATTTGGCTTTGGATTAGCCACATAATCATCAAACTCTTTGGCAATATGTTTATACTGGCTATGAACAATACCTAAAGCGGCATAACAATCTTCAACGCGCTGACAAATAATACGCACCGCACGAATATCATACAGTGAATCAAAGGTTAGGTTTTTTCGTTCCATCTTTCGCCAAATACTATAGATATGTTTTGGCCGGCCATAGACTTCAGCCTTAATATCATCTTGATTCATTACATTTTGCAAATTAGCGACAAAATCATTGATATATCGCTCACGATCCATGCGTTTTTCATGTAATTGGTTAGCAATAAGCCGGTATTCATCAGGCTGAAGGTAACGGAAACAAAAATCTTCAATCTCCCATTTTAGCTGACCTATTCCCAAACGATTAGCGAGTGGTGCATAAATATTAAAACACTCTTTAGCTGCAAGCACCTGCTTTTCTCTTGGTGCATCAATCAAGTCTCGTAAATAAGTGATACGCTCAGCAAGTTTAATCACCACGCTACGAAAATCATTAACCATGGCAAGTAGCATTCGCCTAATACTATCAATTTGCTCAGAAGTTGCCGTGCCGTTACGAATCGCCCGCAGCTGACGGATCTCTTTCATTCGAATAATACTACTGACTAAATGTAATATTTCACGATCAAACTCTTCACTAATATCTTCACGGCGAATAATTTTGGCATCAAGAAAAGGACATAATAAGGCAGCACATAAGCTATCGATATCCATATTTAGCATCGATAAGATTTCAACCATCTCAATTGCATTGTCAAAACAGTGATGCTGCTCTAACGAACCTGCGCTATTTTCAAAACAAAAATCCCAAACCGTTTTGAACTTATCATAAGATTTTTGATTATTTAAAGATAATATATGCTTAGCCCACTGCTCAACATCGAACTGCTCTAATGAGTAGTGCTCATTATTATGCTGATGTGCTTCTCTTATTGATACCATCTTATTTTGTTCCTATTTTATAAACAATAACATTGATTCAATATGCTTAGTCTGTGGAAACATATCTAAAATTGATATTTTTGCGATCTGATAACCAGCGTCTAATAATATTTTGCTATCACGCACTAATGTAGCGGGATTACATGAAATATAGACCACGTGCGTCGGGCTATATTGCGCAATTTTAGTCATTACCTCATTAGCACCAGGCCTTGCTGGATCAAGCAACACTTTATTAACTTCAGCGGAAAACCAAACCGGATTTTTAGCAATATGCTCAAGGTTACTTACAAAAAATTGACTATCTCCGGCTAAGTGTTGCCGATTCAGATCTCTATTTTGCTGGGCTTTATCAACCAACGCATCAACCCCTTCAACACCAACTACATTAC from Orbaceae bacterium lpD04 encodes:
- a CDS encoding sugar transporter; this translates as MFNIKSSSRHSAWISVISLGFAAFIFNTTEFVPIALLSDISHSFYMNKQDSGIMITVYAWVVAAMSLPLILLLGNTERKRLLIFVFILFILGHVLCYFASSFNLLLVGRIIIASAHAIFWSITAALAIRVAPYGKKSQALAIIATGTSLATILGIPIGRVIGEWLGWRSTFLMIGVLAFLVLLILMKVLPKLPSINTGSAKNLPIIMKRGALVGIFIIAAIAVSGSFTAYTFIEQFSIDLVGMTTNELTGLLLFFGISGIIGSVIFGKINPKYPLSVLPISIALLTLVLFVLYSSIISLPLFFIVCFFWGIAFTCMMLSQQIKVLDLASDATDIAMAIYSGIVNVGIGAGALIGHQVIHYTKVNWIGYVGGAIVFIALCITLFITLRYKKLFIERAKANTGAEIIHH
- the relA gene encoding GTP diphosphokinase, coding for MVSIREAHQHNNEHYSLEQFDVEQWAKHILSLNNQKSYDKFKTVWDFCFENSAGSLEQHHCFDNAIEMVEILSMLNMDIDSLCAALLCPFLDAKIIRREDISEEFDREILHLVSSIIRMKEIRQLRAIRNGTATSEQIDSIRRMLLAMVNDFRSVVIKLAERITYLRDLIDAPREKQVLAAKECFNIYAPLANRLGIGQLKWEIEDFCFRYLQPDEYRLIANQLHEKRMDRERYINDFVANLQNVMNQDDIKAEVYGRPKHIYSIWRKMERKNLTFDSLYDIRAVRIICQRVEDCYAALGIVHSQYKHIAKEFDDYVANPKPNGYQSIHTVIYGPKDNAIEIQIRTEQMHNDAELGIAAHWKYKEGSTDKMTAYDQRISWLRKLLAWQQEMSESGEIQEQVRSQVFDDRVYVFTPKGDVVDLPTGSTPLDFAYHIHSDVGHRCIGAKIAGRIVPFTYQLKMGDVVEIITQKQLNPSRDWLNPNTGFVNSSRARAKIQAWFKKQDRDKNIAAGKEILDSELTQLELLMKDVEKLLINRYNAHSFDEVLAGIGSGDIRINQLVNYLNAQFNKPTAEEEDEAALKQLTQKSNTQAKNSKKNNSEIIIEGVGNLMMTMAKCCRPIPGDDIIGFVTLGRGVSIHRADCEQLLELKEHAPERIVDALWNHQRLGSYTMVMRVIASDRSGLLRDITTILANEKVNVLGVSSRSDIKQQIATIDMDMEVSDQESLNRVLNKLTQLPDVIEARRLSN